The Streptococcus mitis region ATTCATAGACAGGATAAAAGGTTGTCACAATATTTAGTTTACCATCTGCCTGCTTTTGATTGGAACAAGCCACTAAAAACAAGGCACATAGACTGGCTAGTAATAAGCTAATTTTTTTCATGTTGGTCTCCTATTTGATAAAACGTCTTACTAAACTAATAAGTAAAAAGACAGTTACAAAAATAATGGTAATACTTGCACTTGCAGGTGTTTCTGCGTAGTAGGAAATGTAAAGTCCTGCCACCATTCCCAAAAATCCAATAGCACTGGCAAGTAGCATAACCGATTTAAAGTTTTTCCCCAAACGCAGGGCAATACTAGCTGGTAAGACCATGATGGTCGATACCAGAAGAGCTCCCGCAGCAGGAATCATAAGGGCAATGGCTACCCCCGTCACCATGTTAAAAAGAATGGACATGGTACGAACGGGCAAGCCATCCACAAAGGCCGTATCCTCATCAAAGGTCAGGATATACATAGGACGAAGGAAGAGGAAGGTCAAAATCAAAACAACCACCGCAATGACAAAGAGGGAAATGACCTGCTCTTCACTGATAGTCACAATTGAACCAAAAAGGTACTGGTCCAAACTCATTGAACTAGAGCTTTTACCCTTGCTCATGACAATTAGAGAAACAGCCAGACCCGTTGACATGAGGATAGCTGTCCCGATTTCCATAAAGCTCTTGTAAACCGTACGGAGATACTCCAAAAAGACCGCCGCAATCAAGACAATGGCAATCGTAGAAATAGTCGGAGAAATCCCTAGGACCAGACCAAAGGCTACACCTGAAAGCGAGACATGACTGAGGGTATCACTCATCAAACTCTGACGACGTAAGATAAGG contains the following coding sequences:
- a CDS encoding metal ABC transporter permease, yielding MLSLLSYDFMQRAFLAVIAMSLFSPVLGTFLILRRQSLMSDTLSHVSLSGVAFGLVLGISPTISTIAIVLIAAVFLEYLRTVYKSFMEIGTAILMSTGLAVSLIVMSKGKSSSSMSLDQYLFGSIVTISEEQVISLFVIAVVVLILTFLFLRPMYILTFDEDTAFVDGLPVRTMSILFNMVTGVAIALMIPAAGALLVSTIMVLPASIALRLGKNFKSVMLLASAIGFLGMVAGLYISYYAETPASASITIIFVTVFLLISLVRRFIK